One Gadus chalcogrammus isolate NIFS_2021 chromosome 4, NIFS_Gcha_1.0, whole genome shotgun sequence DNA segment encodes these proteins:
- the LOC130381425 gene encoding uncharacterized protein LOC130381425 → MDGGLVLAGDCRSDSPGHCAKYGSYSLIEDRVNKVVDVQLVQSSEVPNSSWCELEGLKRSVGLLRGNDLHLATLITDRHRQVAKWVREELIPEGTQHYFDVWHIAKSLGKALDAASKECDQLQLWRPAIVNHLYWTAASTPDGNPAVMEAKWRSLVNHIQDIHDHDTPAFSSCAHGPLDEDQRNKEWLDPGSLAAVKLENIMMRAALLKDVRQLSPQHQTFSLEAYHSLILHFAPKHTGFSYLGMYSRLLLAALHYNHNANRETARRSDGTEKYCVRYPRFRKGAHVVRPIKEAASYGYATSLMKALRESYDNSPAVLREVGANLSSDAPAPIAKSFEQIPKEEAISLYLARQSRFKKT, encoded by the exons ATGGATGGCGGGCTAGTTCTTGCTGGTGACTGCAG GTCAGATTCTCCTGGGCACTGCGCAAAGTATGGGTCATACTCTCTGATAGAGGACAGAGTGAACAAGGTGGtggatgttcagcttgttcag AGCTCAGAGGTCCCCAACAGCTCATGGTGTGAGCTTGAAGGGCTCAAGCGCAGTGTTGGCCTGCTGAGGGGAAACGACCTGCATTTGGCAACGCTGATCACGGACCGACATCGCCAG GTTGCCAAATgggtgagagaggagctgaTCCCTGAAGGGACACAGCATTATTTTGACGTGTGGCACATTGCAAAAA GTCTGGGGAAGGCATTGGATGCAGCATCCAAAGAGTGTGACCAACTACAGTTGTGGAGGCCAGCTATAGTGAATCACCTCTATTGGACTGCAGCCTCAACCCCAGATGGCAACCCAGCGGTCATGGAGGCCAAATGGAGAAGTTTAGTGAACCACATCCAGGACATCCATGACCATGACACCCCTGCCTTCTCCAGTTGTGCCCATGGCCCTCTAGACGAAGATCAGCGCAACAAAGAGTGGCTGGACCCAG GCTCATTGGCAGCAGTCAAGTTGGAGAACATAATGATGAGGGCTGCCTTGCTGAAAGATGTTCGTCAGCTGTCTCCACAGCACCAGACCTTCTCCCTTGAGGCTTACCACTCCCTCATCTTGCACTTCGCGCCCAAGCACACAGGGTTTTCATACCTTGGGATGTATAGCAG gCTTCTCTTAGCGGCGCTGCATTATAATCACAATGCCAATCGCGAGACAGCACGGAGAAGTGACGGGACGGAGAAGTACTGCGTGCGGTATCCGCGCTTCAGAAAAGGTGCCCATGTGGTGCGTCCCATCAAAGAGGCAGCCTCATACG GTTATGCAACATCATTAATGAAGGCCCTTCGGGAGAGCTACGACAATTCACCCGCGGTTCTTCGAGAGGTTGGCGCCAATTTGTCCTCCGATGCACCCGCCCCCATCGCCAAATCCTTCGAACAGATTCCTAAGGAGGAGGCCATCAGCCTCTACCTAGCCCGGCAGTCACGCTTCAAGAAAACCTAA